A region from the Rhodamnia argentea isolate NSW1041297 chromosome 7, ASM2092103v1, whole genome shotgun sequence genome encodes:
- the LOC115731757 gene encoding sialidase isoform X3, translating into MSRSGREYLLGGRSGPAGPLSHRRGHSLTGISSSRDADENLDLFSKNRRTVSVASSDESSDGRLSVGSAKVARSGLDDLLSSTDGGKHDYDWLLTPPGTPLFPSSDGSESQSNIAVSRSSSMVRSTSTTKVSRLSVSQSESAHSSRPTRSSSVTRPSISSSQYSTYSSNRSSSILNTSSASVSSYIRPSSPATRSSSAARPSTPSARATASRPSTPSRIRPVSTSSSIEKPRPSQNSRPSTPSSRPQIAANISSATARSNSRPSTPTRRNSAPSLSPSAGTPVSSGRVLSNGRSGALASRPSSPSPRLRPPQQPIVPPDFPLETPPNLRTTLPDRPLSAGRSRPGAAVTVKGNSDTSGPVGAARRQPSPITTRGRVVTSESTGRGRVHANVTDILEPRRSPNSPELGMRKPVKSMTSLSESTGFGRTISKKSLDMAIRHMDIRNGAGGNRSLSGTTLFPQSIRSSAAKNQSARTLSAPPSVNGNGNQHSMNDVVFLENGSRMRTPAVGSEVGGGRYSAKLTEVDIYESSRYDAMLLKEDLKNTNWLHSLDDKSDQGSVFDNGLESLPEPFGPL; encoded by the exons GCCGGACCGTCTCCGTCGCGTCGTCCGACGAATCGTCCGACG GAAGGCTTTCTGTCGGATCAGCGAAAGTGGCACGGAGTGGGCTTGATGACTTACTTTCTTCTACTGATGGAGGGAAGCACGACTACGACTG GCTTCTCACTCCTCCTGGGACTCCTCTATTTCCTTCATCGGATGGAAGCGAGTCTCAATCAAACATAGCGGTCTCGAGAAGCAGTTCCATGGTCCGATCAACCTCCACCACTAAGGTCTCCAGG TTGTCTGTTTCTCAGTCAGAGAGCGCTCATTCCTCCAGACCTACCAGAAGCAGTTCGGTGACTCGGCCTTCTATCTCTAGTTCTCAATATAGCACCTATTCTTCCAATAGATCATCATCAATTCTGAACACCAGCTCAGCCTCAGTCTCATCCTACATTAGGCCATCTTCCCCAGCTACCCGCTCTTCTTCTGCGGCCAGACCTTCCACCCCATCTGCCCGTGCAACTGCATCACGACCCTCAACTCCTTCTAGAATTCGTCCAGTCTCCACAAGCTCCTCTATTGAAAAACCTCGACCGTCACAAAACTCGAGGCCTTCCACTCCGAGTTCAAGGCCACAGATTGCGGCAAATATAAGTTCAGCCACTGCTCGATCTAATTCTCGTCCATCTACGCCCACTCGCAGGAACTCTGCACCTTCCCTATCCCCGTCAGCAGGCACTCCAGTATCTAGTGGGCGAGTGCTTTCAAATGGTCGCAGTGGAGCCCTTGCATCAAGACCAAGCTCTCCAAGTCCACGACTTCGACCTCCCCAACAACCTATTGTTCCCCCTGATTTTCCTCTGGAAACACCACCTAACCTTAGAACTACCTTACCAGACCGGCCGCTTTCTGCTGGTAGGTCTCGTCCTGGTGCTGCTGTCACTGTTAAAGGGAACTCAGACACCTCAGGACCAGTAGGCGCAGCTAGACGACAACCATCACCCATTACTACCAGGGGAAGAGTTGTAACTTCAGAGTCCACTGGAAGAGGTCGTGTCCATGCTAACGTGACTGATATACTCGAGCCCCGGAGATCGCCTAATTCTCCTGAATTGGGAATGAGAAAGCCTGTGAAAAGTATGACGTCTCTTAGTGAGAGCACTGGATTTGGAAGGACTATCTCTAAGAAATCACTGGATATGGCTATCAGGCATATG GATATAAGAAATGGAGCAGGAGGCAACCGTTCTCTTTCAGGCACCACCCTTTTCCCTCAGAGCATTCGATCTTCTGCTGCAAAAAACCAATCAGCTCGCACTTTAAGTGCACCGCCATCTGTCAACGGGAATGGCAACCAGCACAGCATGAACGACGTAGTCTTTCTGGAGAATGGCAGCAGAATGAGAACTCCAGCGGTTGGTAGCGAGGTGGGCGGTGGAAGGTATTCCGCCAAATTGACAGAAGTTGATATCTACGAGAGCTCACGCTACGATGCGATGCTGCTCAAAGAGGATTTGAAGAACACAAACTGGCTCCACAGCTTGGATGACAAATCCGATCAGGGATCGGTATTTGATAACGGGTTGGAATCTCTGCCCGAACCGTTTGGCCCCTTATAA
- the LOC115731757 gene encoding sialidase isoform X2, with the protein MSRSGREYLLGGRSGPAGPLSHRRGHSLTGISSSRDADENLDLFSKNRRTVSVASSDESSDASSIKPGRLSVGSAKVARSGLDDLLSSTDGGKHDYDWLLTPPGTPLFPSSDGSESQSNIAVSRSSSMVRSTSTTKVSRLSVSQSESAHSSRPTRSSSVTRPSISSSQYSTYSSNRSSSILNTSSASVSSYIRPSSPATRSSSAARPSTPSARATASRPSTPSRIRPVSTSSSIEKPRPSQNSRPSTPSSRPQIAANISSATARSNSRPSTPTRRNSAPSLSPSAGTPVSSGRVLSNGRSGALASRPSSPSPRLRPPQQPIVPPDFPLETPPNLRTTLPDRPLSAGRSRPGAAVTVKGNSDTSGPVGAARRQPSPITTRGRVVTSESTGRGRVHANVTDILEPRRSPNSPELGMRKPVKSMTSLSESTGFGRTISKKSLDMAIRHMDIRNGAGGNRSLSGTTLFPQSIRSSAAKNQSARTLSAPPSVNGNGNQHSMNDVVFLENGSRMRTPAVGSEVGGGRYSAKLTEVDIYESSRYDAMLLKEDLKNTNWLHSLDDKSDQGSVFDNGLESLPEPFGPL; encoded by the exons GCCGGACCGTCTCCGTCGCGTCGTCCGACGAATCGTCCGACG CTTCTTCAATAAAACCAGGAAGGCTTTCTGTCGGATCAGCGAAAGTGGCACGGAGTGGGCTTGATGACTTACTTTCTTCTACTGATGGAGGGAAGCACGACTACGACTG GCTTCTCACTCCTCCTGGGACTCCTCTATTTCCTTCATCGGATGGAAGCGAGTCTCAATCAAACATAGCGGTCTCGAGAAGCAGTTCCATGGTCCGATCAACCTCCACCACTAAGGTCTCCAGG TTGTCTGTTTCTCAGTCAGAGAGCGCTCATTCCTCCAGACCTACCAGAAGCAGTTCGGTGACTCGGCCTTCTATCTCTAGTTCTCAATATAGCACCTATTCTTCCAATAGATCATCATCAATTCTGAACACCAGCTCAGCCTCAGTCTCATCCTACATTAGGCCATCTTCCCCAGCTACCCGCTCTTCTTCTGCGGCCAGACCTTCCACCCCATCTGCCCGTGCAACTGCATCACGACCCTCAACTCCTTCTAGAATTCGTCCAGTCTCCACAAGCTCCTCTATTGAAAAACCTCGACCGTCACAAAACTCGAGGCCTTCCACTCCGAGTTCAAGGCCACAGATTGCGGCAAATATAAGTTCAGCCACTGCTCGATCTAATTCTCGTCCATCTACGCCCACTCGCAGGAACTCTGCACCTTCCCTATCCCCGTCAGCAGGCACTCCAGTATCTAGTGGGCGAGTGCTTTCAAATGGTCGCAGTGGAGCCCTTGCATCAAGACCAAGCTCTCCAAGTCCACGACTTCGACCTCCCCAACAACCTATTGTTCCCCCTGATTTTCCTCTGGAAACACCACCTAACCTTAGAACTACCTTACCAGACCGGCCGCTTTCTGCTGGTAGGTCTCGTCCTGGTGCTGCTGTCACTGTTAAAGGGAACTCAGACACCTCAGGACCAGTAGGCGCAGCTAGACGACAACCATCACCCATTACTACCAGGGGAAGAGTTGTAACTTCAGAGTCCACTGGAAGAGGTCGTGTCCATGCTAACGTGACTGATATACTCGAGCCCCGGAGATCGCCTAATTCTCCTGAATTGGGAATGAGAAAGCCTGTGAAAAGTATGACGTCTCTTAGTGAGAGCACTGGATTTGGAAGGACTATCTCTAAGAAATCACTGGATATGGCTATCAGGCATATG GATATAAGAAATGGAGCAGGAGGCAACCGTTCTCTTTCAGGCACCACCCTTTTCCCTCAGAGCATTCGATCTTCTGCTGCAAAAAACCAATCAGCTCGCACTTTAAGTGCACCGCCATCTGTCAACGGGAATGGCAACCAGCACAGCATGAACGACGTAGTCTTTCTGGAGAATGGCAGCAGAATGAGAACTCCAGCGGTTGGTAGCGAGGTGGGCGGTGGAAGGTATTCCGCCAAATTGACAGAAGTTGATATCTACGAGAGCTCACGCTACGATGCGATGCTGCTCAAAGAGGATTTGAAGAACACAAACTGGCTCCACAGCTTGGATGACAAATCCGATCAGGGATCGGTATTTGATAACGGGTTGGAATCTCTGCCCGAACCGTTTGGCCCCTTATAA
- the LOC115731757 gene encoding sialidase isoform X1 — MSRSGREYLLGGRSGPAGPLSHRRGHSLTGISSSRDADENLDLFSKNRRTVSVASSDESSDAASSIKPGRLSVGSAKVARSGLDDLLSSTDGGKHDYDWLLTPPGTPLFPSSDGSESQSNIAVSRSSSMVRSTSTTKVSRLSVSQSESAHSSRPTRSSSVTRPSISSSQYSTYSSNRSSSILNTSSASVSSYIRPSSPATRSSSAARPSTPSARATASRPSTPSRIRPVSTSSSIEKPRPSQNSRPSTPSSRPQIAANISSATARSNSRPSTPTRRNSAPSLSPSAGTPVSSGRVLSNGRSGALASRPSSPSPRLRPPQQPIVPPDFPLETPPNLRTTLPDRPLSAGRSRPGAAVTVKGNSDTSGPVGAARRQPSPITTRGRVVTSESTGRGRVHANVTDILEPRRSPNSPELGMRKPVKSMTSLSESTGFGRTISKKSLDMAIRHMDIRNGAGGNRSLSGTTLFPQSIRSSAAKNQSARTLSAPPSVNGNGNQHSMNDVVFLENGSRMRTPAVGSEVGGGRYSAKLTEVDIYESSRYDAMLLKEDLKNTNWLHSLDDKSDQGSVFDNGLESLPEPFGPL, encoded by the exons GCCGGACCGTCTCCGTCGCGTCGTCCGACGAATCGTCCGACG CAGCTTCTTCAATAAAACCAGGAAGGCTTTCTGTCGGATCAGCGAAAGTGGCACGGAGTGGGCTTGATGACTTACTTTCTTCTACTGATGGAGGGAAGCACGACTACGACTG GCTTCTCACTCCTCCTGGGACTCCTCTATTTCCTTCATCGGATGGAAGCGAGTCTCAATCAAACATAGCGGTCTCGAGAAGCAGTTCCATGGTCCGATCAACCTCCACCACTAAGGTCTCCAGG TTGTCTGTTTCTCAGTCAGAGAGCGCTCATTCCTCCAGACCTACCAGAAGCAGTTCGGTGACTCGGCCTTCTATCTCTAGTTCTCAATATAGCACCTATTCTTCCAATAGATCATCATCAATTCTGAACACCAGCTCAGCCTCAGTCTCATCCTACATTAGGCCATCTTCCCCAGCTACCCGCTCTTCTTCTGCGGCCAGACCTTCCACCCCATCTGCCCGTGCAACTGCATCACGACCCTCAACTCCTTCTAGAATTCGTCCAGTCTCCACAAGCTCCTCTATTGAAAAACCTCGACCGTCACAAAACTCGAGGCCTTCCACTCCGAGTTCAAGGCCACAGATTGCGGCAAATATAAGTTCAGCCACTGCTCGATCTAATTCTCGTCCATCTACGCCCACTCGCAGGAACTCTGCACCTTCCCTATCCCCGTCAGCAGGCACTCCAGTATCTAGTGGGCGAGTGCTTTCAAATGGTCGCAGTGGAGCCCTTGCATCAAGACCAAGCTCTCCAAGTCCACGACTTCGACCTCCCCAACAACCTATTGTTCCCCCTGATTTTCCTCTGGAAACACCACCTAACCTTAGAACTACCTTACCAGACCGGCCGCTTTCTGCTGGTAGGTCTCGTCCTGGTGCTGCTGTCACTGTTAAAGGGAACTCAGACACCTCAGGACCAGTAGGCGCAGCTAGACGACAACCATCACCCATTACTACCAGGGGAAGAGTTGTAACTTCAGAGTCCACTGGAAGAGGTCGTGTCCATGCTAACGTGACTGATATACTCGAGCCCCGGAGATCGCCTAATTCTCCTGAATTGGGAATGAGAAAGCCTGTGAAAAGTATGACGTCTCTTAGTGAGAGCACTGGATTTGGAAGGACTATCTCTAAGAAATCACTGGATATGGCTATCAGGCATATG GATATAAGAAATGGAGCAGGAGGCAACCGTTCTCTTTCAGGCACCACCCTTTTCCCTCAGAGCATTCGATCTTCTGCTGCAAAAAACCAATCAGCTCGCACTTTAAGTGCACCGCCATCTGTCAACGGGAATGGCAACCAGCACAGCATGAACGACGTAGTCTTTCTGGAGAATGGCAGCAGAATGAGAACTCCAGCGGTTGGTAGCGAGGTGGGCGGTGGAAGGTATTCCGCCAAATTGACAGAAGTTGATATCTACGAGAGCTCACGCTACGATGCGATGCTGCTCAAAGAGGATTTGAAGAACACAAACTGGCTCCACAGCTTGGATGACAAATCCGATCAGGGATCGGTATTTGATAACGGGTTGGAATCTCTGCCCGAACCGTTTGGCCCCTTATAA